The following proteins are encoded in a genomic region of Mycolicibacterium confluentis:
- a CDS encoding thiolase family protein, protein MGLRGEAAIVGFHELPCERMPSGTPEFTIEQWARLAAAAVADAGLSVQDVDGLVTTGVFESELFVPSTVVEYLGIKVNFAEYVDLGGASAAAMVWRAAAAIELGICEAVLCAIPAIYLTPMHEQRPLNMGDAVYFGASSFRYGSPQAEFEIPYGYLGQNGPYAQVAQMYAATYGYDERAMAKIVVDQRVNANHTPGAVFRDKPITVDDVLASPIIASPLHMLEIVMPCMGGSAVLVTSERLARKGRNRPVWIKGFGERVPYKSPVYAEDPLNTPMQHIAPKAFGMAGLTPADVDMVSIYDCYTITALLTLEDAGFCEKGKGMQFVTDHDLTFRGDFPMNTAGGQLGYGQPGNAGGMHHVCDATRQLMGRAADTQIDDCNRAFVSGNGGVLSEQEALILVGD, encoded by the coding sequence ATGGGTCTGAGAGGCGAGGCTGCGATCGTCGGCTTCCACGAACTGCCGTGCGAGCGCATGCCTTCTGGCACACCGGAGTTCACCATCGAGCAGTGGGCCAGGCTGGCCGCGGCGGCCGTGGCCGACGCGGGACTGAGCGTGCAGGACGTCGACGGACTGGTGACCACGGGAGTCTTCGAATCCGAACTCTTCGTGCCCTCGACGGTCGTGGAGTACCTCGGGATCAAGGTCAACTTCGCCGAGTACGTCGACCTCGGCGGCGCGAGCGCGGCCGCGATGGTGTGGCGCGCCGCCGCGGCCATCGAGTTGGGCATCTGCGAAGCGGTGCTGTGCGCCATCCCGGCCATCTACCTCACGCCCATGCACGAGCAGCGGCCACTGAACATGGGCGACGCGGTGTACTTCGGCGCCTCAAGCTTCCGCTACGGGTCGCCGCAGGCGGAGTTCGAGATTCCCTACGGCTACCTCGGCCAGAACGGGCCGTACGCGCAGGTCGCCCAGATGTACGCCGCCACATACGGATACGACGAACGCGCGATGGCCAAGATCGTCGTCGACCAGCGGGTCAACGCCAACCACACCCCGGGCGCGGTGTTCCGCGACAAACCGATCACCGTTGACGACGTGCTCGCGAGCCCGATCATCGCCTCACCACTGCACATGCTCGAAATCGTGATGCCGTGCATGGGCGGATCGGCGGTCCTGGTCACCAGTGAGCGCCTGGCCCGCAAGGGCCGCAACCGGCCCGTCTGGATCAAGGGCTTCGGCGAACGCGTGCCCTACAAGTCACCGGTCTACGCCGAGGACCCGCTCAACACACCCATGCAGCACATCGCCCCCAAAGCCTTCGGCATGGCCGGACTCACCCCGGCCGACGTGGACATGGTGTCGATCTACGACTGCTACACCATCACCGCGCTGCTGACACTGGAGGACGCCGGCTTCTGCGAGAAGGGCAAGGGCATGCAGTTCGTGACCGACCACGACCTCACCTTCCGCGGTGACTTCCCGATGAACACGGCCGGCGGCCAACTCGGCTACGGCCAACCCGGCAATGCCGGTGGAATGCACCACGTCTGCGACGCCACTCGCCAACTCATGGGCCGCGCCGCCGACACCCAGATTGACGACTGCAACCGGGCTTTCGTCTCCGGCAACGGCGGCGTGCTCAGTGAGCAGGAAGCCCTGATCTTGGTGGGGGACTAG
- a CDS encoding acyl-CoA dehydrogenase, which produces MALALTDEQAQLSAAVAGFATRHAPLAQTRTQFDELAAGDVPYWWKAFTGQGFHAVHLPESAGGQGGGLTEAACVLDAAGYALLPGPLLPTMIAGAVAAAPGAGPVLRTLAAEIAEGTRAVVVLPESGQLTATPVDGGWELTGAVGPVVGLAGAQRFVVSARTDTHTVWTVLHTGGDGLDVVAEAGTDLTRDVATLRVDGHLVSSAAVADGFDVDAARFAAVALTAAEAAGVARWCTDNVIAHLKVREQFGQPIGAFQALQHRAAALYIDSELIAASAWDAARAADQPAAQQLIAAAGAAIVGNAKLPDLALDALTMFGAIGYTWEHDMHLYWRRAISLSAASGPVGRWARQLGEPAAPTRDFSIELPDVETEFRARVVEILDHAATVVNDQPGRQSPDYANLYTGAQRDVLAAAGLLAPHLPAPWGLDATPVQQLIITEEFDRRPEVVRSSLGIAEWILPTILAFGSDAQRAQFAEPILRGTHAWCQLFSEPGAGSDLAALSTRATRVDGGWRIDGQKVWTSSAHCADWGALLARTDPEARKHKGIGYFLVDMTTPGITVRPLRTATGDAHFNEVFFDDVFVPDDMLVGAPDAGWSLALATMANERAAISGYINNDRESVLRNLADGPGADREALVRALGEVRAATNAIAALNLRDTLSRLAGHSPGPATSIAKVATGAVLRRIGTAAVEFAGPAALTHGVGDTAVAHTLQLPAEIIGGGTREIQLNIIATMILGLPRR; this is translated from the coding sequence GTGGCCCTCGCACTGACCGACGAACAGGCGCAGTTGTCCGCTGCCGTGGCGGGTTTCGCGACGCGCCACGCGCCGCTGGCGCAGACCAGGACGCAGTTCGACGAACTCGCCGCCGGAGACGTTCCGTACTGGTGGAAGGCCTTCACCGGCCAGGGTTTCCACGCCGTCCATCTGCCGGAGTCCGCGGGAGGCCAGGGCGGCGGCCTGACTGAGGCCGCGTGCGTCCTCGATGCCGCCGGCTACGCACTGCTGCCCGGACCGCTGCTGCCGACCATGATCGCCGGCGCGGTCGCGGCTGCGCCCGGCGCCGGGCCCGTGCTGCGCACGCTCGCCGCTGAGATCGCCGAGGGCACCAGGGCCGTCGTGGTGCTGCCGGAATCCGGCCAGCTGACGGCCACCCCCGTCGACGGCGGTTGGGAATTGACCGGTGCGGTCGGACCGGTGGTCGGGCTCGCGGGTGCGCAGCGGTTCGTCGTCTCGGCGCGCACCGACACCCACACCGTGTGGACGGTGCTGCACACCGGCGGGGACGGCCTGGACGTCGTCGCGGAGGCGGGCACAGACCTGACCCGCGACGTCGCCACCCTGAGGGTCGACGGCCACCTGGTCAGCAGCGCTGCCGTCGCGGACGGGTTCGACGTCGACGCCGCGCGGTTCGCCGCGGTGGCACTGACCGCGGCCGAGGCGGCGGGTGTCGCCCGCTGGTGCACGGACAACGTCATCGCGCACCTGAAGGTCCGGGAGCAGTTCGGCCAGCCGATCGGCGCCTTCCAGGCGTTGCAGCACAGGGCCGCCGCGCTCTACATCGACAGTGAACTCATCGCCGCATCGGCCTGGGATGCGGCCCGTGCCGCCGATCAGCCAGCGGCCCAGCAGCTCATCGCCGCCGCCGGCGCGGCCATCGTCGGCAACGCCAAGCTGCCCGACCTGGCGCTGGACGCGCTGACGATGTTCGGGGCCATCGGCTACACGTGGGAACACGATATGCACCTGTACTGGCGGCGGGCGATCAGCCTGTCCGCGGCCAGCGGACCTGTCGGCCGGTGGGCGCGCCAACTCGGTGAGCCTGCGGCCCCCACCCGCGACTTCTCCATCGAACTGCCCGACGTCGAGACCGAGTTCCGGGCGCGCGTCGTCGAGATCCTCGACCACGCCGCGACCGTGGTCAACGACCAACCCGGCCGGCAGAGCCCGGACTACGCCAACCTCTACACCGGGGCGCAGCGCGATGTCCTGGCGGCCGCGGGCCTGTTGGCCCCGCACCTACCCGCACCCTGGGGCCTGGACGCCACGCCCGTTCAGCAGTTGATCATCACCGAGGAGTTCGACCGGCGACCCGAGGTCGTCCGCTCCTCGCTGGGCATCGCCGAATGGATCCTGCCGACGATCCTGGCCTTCGGGTCCGACGCGCAGCGCGCACAGTTCGCCGAACCGATCCTGCGCGGCACCCACGCCTGGTGCCAGCTGTTCAGTGAGCCCGGCGCGGGATCGGATCTGGCGGCGCTGAGTACGCGAGCCACCCGGGTCGACGGTGGCTGGCGTATCGACGGGCAGAAGGTGTGGACGTCCTCGGCGCACTGCGCCGACTGGGGTGCACTGCTGGCGCGCACCGATCCAGAGGCCCGCAAGCACAAGGGGATCGGCTATTTCCTGGTCGACATGACGACGCCCGGGATCACGGTGCGTCCGCTGCGTACGGCCACCGGCGACGCGCATTTCAACGAGGTGTTCTTCGACGACGTGTTCGTCCCCGATGACATGCTCGTCGGGGCTCCCGACGCCGGATGGTCGTTGGCCCTGGCCACCATGGCCAACGAACGCGCCGCGATCAGCGGGTACATCAACAACGACCGGGAGTCGGTGCTGCGGAACCTCGCAGACGGCCCCGGGGCCGACCGCGAGGCCCTGGTGCGCGCGCTCGGTGAGGTCCGCGCCGCCACCAATGCCATCGCCGCACTGAACCTGCGGGACACGCTGTCCCGGCTCGCAGGGCACTCACCGGGCCCCGCGACCAGCATCGCCAAGGTCGCCACCGGCGCCGTCCTGCGCCGGATCGGCACCGCCGCTGTGGAATTCGCGGGTCCTGCGGCACTGACCCATGGGGTCGGGGACACCGCGGTGGCCCACACGCTGCAGTTGCCCGCCGAGATCATCGGCGGCGGCACCCGGGAGATCCAGCTCAACATCATCGCCACCATGATCCTGGGATTGCCGCGGCGATGA
- a CDS encoding Zn-ribbon domain-containing OB-fold protein: MTALERPMPLPTPVSQPYWDGLRRHEVWIQYSPSLGRYVFYPRVLAPGTLADDLEWRQISGAGTLVSFAVAERPVAPQFADAVPHLLAIVEWHEGPRFATELVDVAPEELEVGMPVTPVFVDVLDHDVTLLKYAPRR, encoded by the coding sequence ATGACCGCACTCGAACGTCCGATGCCGTTGCCCACCCCGGTCTCGCAGCCCTACTGGGATGGACTGCGTCGCCACGAGGTGTGGATCCAGTACTCCCCGTCGTTGGGGCGGTACGTGTTCTACCCGCGCGTGCTGGCGCCGGGCACACTGGCCGACGACCTGGAATGGCGCCAGATCTCCGGCGCGGGCACCCTGGTCAGCTTCGCCGTCGCGGAACGCCCGGTGGCGCCGCAGTTCGCCGACGCGGTGCCACACCTGCTGGCCATCGTGGAATGGCATGAGGGGCCGCGCTTCGCCACCGAACTCGTCGACGTCGCACCTGAGGAACTCGAGGTCGGCATGCCCGTGACGCCGGTGTTCGTCGACGTTCTGGACCACGACGTGACGCTGCTCAAGTACGCGCCGCGCCGGTGA
- a CDS encoding PE-PPE domain-containing protein: protein MRTQIRSTVGSITVVVIAFVSAMVLALTGTMQAAITLAANTALIVPGTGTSNPDGSTNYLKNAVNHYVNPSWSAINPCTSDVGCAEGVPYTAQFWPFPFAGWGGLEGAKWNDSVQNGVVSLSSRYGEAQAAAGPGDEVVIFGYSQGATVASIVKRQLANPPEGLPGLPDNVRFVLIGNPNRPNGGLFERLAMFGTVPILDATFGQPTPTNTSPTVNTTDIAFQYDGVADFPAVPWNLLAVLNAALGFEYVHGTYLDPRGRPGPEEGELPYGYDAADIEAAITACKADPSGANCQRHGDTVYVTLAANSLPLFQPFIDLGTSTGTSWLINPVVALLQPLTQTLIETAYIRDDYGRPTPFTLIPRVNLVKLIVDLINDIPEGINAAIATINDPNHKIPDLPRMWGEESDSADTLTVLARTQNGGTGTTEIPDPQTTVVGDPQDDTTTVAKSNVELPKLPALKLPKLVSVKTSEDDSVTPAGTDADALEPKSDVEPVRDLAKAARKVLGPPPKAVEKAIKKAADRAAARTERVQSRFSGKKAAAAETADKPAADKPAA from the coding sequence ATGCGGACACAGATACGTTCAACAGTCGGTTCGATCACGGTGGTGGTGATCGCGTTCGTCAGTGCGATGGTGCTTGCGCTGACCGGAACGATGCAGGCCGCGATCACCCTGGCGGCCAACACGGCCCTGATCGTCCCGGGTACGGGCACGTCGAATCCCGACGGCTCCACCAACTACCTCAAGAACGCCGTCAACCACTACGTGAACCCCTCCTGGAGCGCGATCAATCCCTGCACCTCCGATGTGGGCTGCGCCGAAGGTGTCCCCTACACCGCGCAGTTCTGGCCCTTCCCGTTCGCCGGGTGGGGTGGCCTGGAGGGCGCGAAGTGGAACGACTCGGTGCAGAACGGCGTGGTGTCGCTGTCGTCACGCTACGGCGAGGCGCAGGCCGCCGCCGGTCCCGGCGACGAGGTCGTCATCTTCGGCTACTCGCAGGGTGCGACGGTTGCCAGCATCGTCAAGCGGCAGTTGGCCAACCCGCCCGAAGGGCTGCCCGGCCTTCCTGACAATGTGCGGTTCGTCCTGATCGGCAACCCGAATCGGCCCAACGGCGGCCTGTTCGAACGCCTCGCGATGTTCGGCACCGTACCGATCCTGGACGCGACGTTCGGCCAACCGACCCCGACCAACACGTCGCCGACGGTGAACACCACCGACATCGCGTTCCAGTATGACGGCGTGGCGGACTTCCCGGCGGTGCCGTGGAATCTGCTGGCGGTTCTCAACGCCGCGCTCGGCTTCGAGTACGTGCACGGCACCTACCTGGACCCGCGCGGCCGACCCGGTCCCGAAGAGGGCGAACTCCCCTACGGCTATGACGCGGCCGACATCGAGGCGGCCATCACGGCCTGCAAGGCGGACCCCTCCGGTGCGAACTGCCAGCGGCACGGCGACACCGTCTACGTCACGCTGGCCGCGAACTCGCTGCCGCTGTTCCAGCCGTTCATCGACCTGGGTACCTCGACGGGCACCAGCTGGCTCATCAACCCTGTCGTCGCGCTGCTGCAGCCGTTGACCCAGACGCTGATCGAAACCGCCTACATCCGTGACGACTACGGCCGGCCCACACCGTTCACCCTGATCCCGCGGGTGAACCTGGTGAAGCTGATCGTCGACCTGATCAACGACATTCCGGAGGGCATCAACGCGGCGATCGCGACGATCAACGACCCGAACCACAAGATCCCGGACCTGCCGCGGATGTGGGGCGAGGAGAGCGACTCGGCGGACACGCTGACCGTCCTGGCCCGCACTCAGAACGGCGGCACGGGCACCACCGAGATCCCGGACCCGCAGACGACGGTGGTCGGAGATCCACAGGACGACACCACCACGGTGGCGAAGTCCAACGTGGAACTGCCGAAGCTGCCCGCCCTGAAGCTGCCGAAGCTGGTGTCGGTGAAGACGTCTGAGGACGACTCCGTGACACCCGCCGGCACGGACGCTGACGCTCTCGAGCCGAAGTCCGATGTCGAGCCCGTGCGCGATCTGGCCAAGGCGGCCCGCAAGGTGCTGGGCCCGCCGCCCAAGGCCGTCGAGAAGGCCATCAAGAAGGCCGCAGACCGGGCCGCTGCAAGGACGGAGCGGGTCCAGTCGCGGTTCAGCGGGAAGAAGGCTGCGGCCGCAGAGACGGCGGACAAGCCGGCAGCCGACAAGCCCGCAGCCTAG